From a single Anomaloglossus baeobatrachus isolate aAnoBae1 chromosome 8, aAnoBae1.hap1, whole genome shotgun sequence genomic region:
- the LOC142250095 gene encoding uncharacterized protein LOC142250095, producing MSSSGSPPFGSQTEVAETSQEMLPEEDGRGGERHGAGDHSASTSRAHDRAPPRPSQGRRRGGGGHSASQRAPDSDGEEAGFINIDLLIDEVREREPLWNMADRRHADSIVTRRLWDEVCHAAVEGWGELNSRGQKKQRDKLQKRWRSIRDRFKKELNQEMQAPSGSGGRRSKYRYFRALSFLRTTMVCRSTVCSTQEPASNPTGAIPEQSATGEHTHRPHPSEPSLPSTSVPSTCAGASRETSLPEAAGDEIAFPLPHPSDTAALSRTPLGSGRQRHRGQEKSYAPEFLHLNAAFQNAIQLLSEQNRASFSFLNANMEKNTHELCTRLDRLHLDASKSPNHCFFQAVLERMEKLSLDHQMHVMQATRKALGQVDSQPPPPTPPRPPAPPPAIVPTPPTAQYQPAAQYQPAAQYQPAAQYQPAAQYQPAAQHYGNKNQNQEELSMAMTVRSQKTAIHSKDDSMIEPLLVMMFGLRVLLEMMFGLRVLLEMMFGLRVLLEMMFSLRVLLEMMFGLRVLLEMMFGLRVLLEMMFGLRVPLEIIFIFEFLC from the exons atgtcgtcttctggtagcccgcccttcggttcacaaactgag gtggccgaaacatcacaggagatgctgccagaagaggacggaaggggtggagaaagacACGGAGCGGGCgatcatagt gcttcaacttctagggctcatgatagagctcccccaagaccgtcccagggtcgtcgtcgaggtggcggtggtcatagt gcatcccagcgtgctcccgattctgacggtgaggaggccggatttatcaacatcgacctcctcatcgatgaagttagagagagggagccgctgtggaacatggctgaccgccgccacgctgattcgatcgtaacccgtcgactctgggacgaggtatgccacgcagcggtagaaggttggggggagctcaattctcgtggccagaagaaacagc gtgacaaacttcagaagcggtggcggtctatcagggatcgcttcaaaaaggagttgaatcaagagatgcaggccccgagtggatccggaggacgcagatcgaagtaccgttactttagagcgttgtcgttcctccggacaactatggtgtgcagaag caccgtctgcagcactcaggagcctgcatcgaacccgacaggagcgatccctgaacagtccgccactggtgaacacacgcacagaccccacccatctgaaccttcccttccatctacatctgtcccatccacctgcgctggagcttcccgtgagacttcattacctgaagctgctggtgatgagatagcttttcccctaccccacccctctgacactgctgccctcagtagaacacctttgggttctgggcgtcagcgtcataggggtcaggaaaagagctatgcgccagagttcttgcatctaaatgcagccttccagaacgccattcaattattatcagaacaaaatcgtgcatcttttagcttcctaaatgcaaatatggaaaaaaatacacacgaattgtgcacgcgtctggacaggctgcatttagatgcaagtaaatctcccaatcattgtttttttcaagccgtactagagcgcatggaaaagctatctcttgaccatcagatgcatgtaatgcaagccacacggaaGGCTCTGGggcaggttgactcccaaccacctccacccacccctccaagaccacctgccccccctccagccattgtccctactccccctactgcccagtaccagcctgctgcccagtaccagcctgctgcccagtaccagcctgcagcccagtaccagcctgcagcccagtaccagcctgcggccca GCATTATGGGAATAAAAATCAAAACCAAGAAGAATTATCAATGGCCATGACTGTAAGATCTCAGAAAACTGCAATACACAGTAAGGATGACTCAATG ATCGAGCCTCTTCTGGTGATGATGTTCGGTCTTCGGGTTCTTCTAGAGATGATGTTCGGTCTTCGGGTTCTTCTGGAGATGATGTTCGGTCTTCGGGTTCTTCTAGAGATGATGTTCAGTCTTCGGGTTCTTCTGGAGATGATGTTCGGTCTTCGGGTTCTTCTAGAGATGATGTTCGGTCTTCGGGTTCTTCTGGAGATGATGttcggtcttcgggttcctttGGAGATAATATTTATCTTTGAGTTCCTCTGTTGA